The proteins below come from a single Methanothermobacter sp. genomic window:
- the brxL gene encoding BREX system Lon protease-like protein BrxL, with protein MNMLDFKIKEKFPMESVLKNPEIYGVFSGYNLPSFVKDWLIQRNSTQEGKIDEENLRLFLNRHIAQKNKKIIKGTLINDYIPITLLSRIIIEPDIRSGVIKFSIPDLGIGPNEGIVPNYIAEKHPELKGGEVWGVVKLSYSPPDNGKMGFIEIVDYKSFKPYEVDLEYFKQKRNDFTIAEWIDLLIRSMEYNPEGFESLQQKLLFISRLLIFVEPNLNMFELAPKGTGKSYVFNNLSKYGWVISGGVISRAKLLYDISRKTPGLLTLYDFVAIDEVETIKFTDESELRGALKNYLESGTFSVANYKGESSAGLMVLGNIPLTQERKPVDNRYFANLHKFFNDPALLDRFHGFIEGWKLPRMREDLIIRGYALNVEYFSEILHELRTDSQFRNIVEKLVHVPKDADTRDKNAIIKLATAYLKLIFPHVKHPENIDKKDFEMYCLDPAIKMREIIKTQISYIDPEFSREVPNIKIKDY; from the coding sequence ATGAACATGCTTGACTTTAAAATTAAAGAGAAATTTCCAATGGAATCTGTTCTAAAGAATCCTGAGATATACGGTGTATTCTCAGGATATAATCTACCCTCCTTCGTAAAGGACTGGTTAATCCAGAGGAACAGCACTCAAGAGGGAAAAATTGATGAAGAAAATTTGAGACTCTTTTTAAACAGGCATATAGCTCAAAAAAATAAAAAAATTATTAAAGGGACATTAATTAATGATTACATCCCTATAACCTTATTGTCAAGGATTATAATTGAACCGGATATAAGGAGTGGTGTTATAAAATTTTCTATTCCTGATTTAGGGATCGGTCCTAATGAGGGTATAGTTCCAAACTATATTGCTGAGAAGCACCCCGAATTGAAAGGTGGAGAGGTTTGGGGTGTAGTAAAACTTTCATATAGTCCTCCAGATAATGGGAAAATGGGCTTTATAGAGATAGTAGATTATAAGTCATTCAAACCCTATGAAGTTGATCTGGAATATTTCAAACAAAAGAGGAATGACTTCACAATTGCAGAATGGATTGATTTGTTGATTAGGTCAATGGAGTACAATCCAGAGGGCTTTGAAAGTCTACAACAGAAACTTCTCTTTATATCAAGGTTGCTGATTTTTGTAGAACCAAATCTTAACATGTTTGAATTGGCCCCCAAGGGGACTGGAAAATCCTATGTTTTCAATAACCTGAGCAAATACGGATGGGTAATCAGTGGCGGCGTTATAAGTAGAGCCAAACTTTTGTATGACATTTCAAGAAAAACTCCTGGATTACTAACTCTTTACGATTTTGTTGCGATAGATGAAGTTGAAACAATAAAATTTACAGATGAAAGTGAGTTACGTGGCGCCTTAAAGAATTACTTAGAATCAGGTACATTTTCTGTGGCTAATTATAAAGGTGAATCCTCAGCAGGTTTAATGGTCCTTGGAAACATTCCCCTTACACAGGAAAGGAAACCCGTTGATAACAGGTACTTTGCTAATTTACACAAGTTTTTCAATGACCCCGCACTCTTGGATAGGTTCCATGGGTTTATTGAAGGATGGAAACTTCCTAGAATGAGAGAAGATCTTATAATAAGGGGGTATGCTCTAAATGTGGAGTATTTCTCAGAGATTCTACATGAACTTAGGACAGACTCTCAATTCAGAAATATAGTCGAAAAACTAGTTCATGTGCCTAAAGATGCAGATACAAGGGATAAAAATGCTATAATTAAATTGGCAACAGCTTACCTTAAGTTGATATTTCCCCATGTGAAGCATCCTGAGAATATAGACAAGAAAGATTTTGAAATGTATTGCCTTGATCCGGCCATTAAAATGAGGGAAATAATAAAAACACAGATAAGTTACATTGATCCTGAATTTTCAAGGGAAGTCCCTAATATTAAAATAAAAGATTATTGA
- a CDS encoding DUF5654 family protein — MGEFKLEVLKTMGTLITIAFGLIEVLAWNEAIKALITQFFKAGNELTGLFVYALIVTSLQSLQPS, encoded by the coding sequence ATGGGGGAATTCAAACTCGAAGTTCTTAAGACCATGGGTACACTGATAACAATTGCATTCGGCCTAATAGAGGTTCTTGCCTGGAACGAGGCCATAAAGGCACTTATAACACAGTTCTTCAAGGCGGGCAATGAACTCACAGGACTATTTGTCTATGCACTCATTGTTACCTCCTTGCAGTCATTGCAACCATCCTAA
- a CDS encoding thermonuclease family protein, whose translation MTSDAGNASGTGEYDASGVCTYVVDGDTIDVSGTGRIRLVGVNTPERGEPGYREAKDFMKSMCLSRTVQLDIDDAKRHDKYGRVLAVVYVDGVNINRELLRRGYAEVMYIPPSEFNPYEWT comes from the coding sequence ATGACCTCAGATGCAGGTAATGCCTCAGGAACAGGGGAATATGATGCCAGTGGAGTCTGCACCTATGTTGTTGATGGGGACACCATCGATGTTTCGGGGACAGGGAGGATACGCCTTGTGGGTGTTAACACCCCTGAGAGGGGGGAGCCAGGCTACAGGGAGGCGAAGGACTTCATGAAATCAATGTGCCTCTCAAGGACGGTGCAGCTCGACATAGACGATGCAAAAAGGCATGATAAATATGGTAGGGTCCTCGCTGTGGTCTACGTTGATGGAGTCAACATAAACAGGGAACTCCTGAGGAGGGGATATGCTGAGGTCATGTACATTCCACCATCTGAGTTCAACCCATATGAGTGGACCTGA
- a CDS encoding DEAD/DEAH box helicase, with protein MVKRVLERFTRDWRFRDAVEHVETVPARRAEYAEVTDLPENIMKYLEGNGIRLYRHQAEALEAVREGKNILITTPTASGKTLAFNLPIMEALTLDGSATALYIYPAKALSRDQLKVLRHLESELGITLNPATYDGDTPRDMRPWIRENSRAVLTNPHQLHRILPWHHQWRRFYSNLRYVVIDEAHQYRGVFGSSVALLIRRLRRICRHYGSDPRFILASATLANPEEFSGKLTGLDFHVISRDTSPSGPRHFVLYNPYSKRGDPSAHLETSSILTYLVLRGVQTLCFTVSRKMAELVTRWTREQLDRENRKLIDRVTSYRAGYLADQRRMIESGLRSGKLLGVTTTNALELGIDIGSLDAVIISGYPGTMISTWQQAGRAGRNRNDSLVILVAFENPLDQYIMKNPSFIFERPHENAIINPENRFILRNHTACAASELPLTLDDFLDHDFSMAVAGEMLDDGELEISHEGLVCSTDPQFRYGLDDISSDTFTVICEGRTLETMSRSQAYREAHEGAVLMNHGNTYIVRDFDLEKRRITVERRDVEYHTSVLRETELRVIRKLRRRRVGSLEVNFGEVEVTEHYTGYRVMNYSKVLGKRDLELPPIRFRTRALWFTVPETLRERVEGEYGGDETFEGGLHGAEHALIALFPLHVLCDRMDIGGLSTPWHQDTQEATVFIYDGFEGGIGLAEKGVEVFEDLLKSTLELVSSCDCSDGCPSCIYSPKCGNDNSPLHRDATVMILEHLMGMISGVAKEESSEEAPGVLEEVELLCSEGRLSDAKLKLHEILEEEPSNAGACYLMGAILREQGEAEMADYFHERARNGMN; from the coding sequence ATGGTTAAAAGGGTGCTTGAGAGGTTCACCAGGGACTGGCGCTTCAGGGATGCAGTGGAACACGTTGAGACGGTCCCCGCAAGGCGCGCTGAATACGCGGAGGTCACCGACCTCCCTGAGAACATCATGAAGTACCTTGAGGGGAACGGCATCAGGCTCTACCGCCACCAGGCAGAGGCCCTCGAGGCAGTAAGGGAGGGGAAAAACATCCTCATAACAACCCCAACGGCCTCAGGGAAGACCCTGGCCTTCAACCTCCCCATAATGGAGGCCCTAACCCTTGATGGGAGTGCAACGGCCCTCTACATCTACCCTGCCAAGGCACTCTCAAGGGACCAGCTGAAGGTTCTGAGGCACCTGGAATCTGAGCTTGGAATCACACTGAACCCGGCAACCTATGATGGTGACACCCCCAGGGATATGAGGCCATGGATACGTGAGAATTCACGTGCAGTCCTCACCAACCCCCACCAGCTTCACCGTATACTGCCCTGGCACCACCAGTGGAGGAGGTTCTACAGTAACCTAAGGTACGTGGTGATAGATGAGGCCCACCAGTACCGGGGTGTCTTTGGATCAAGTGTGGCGCTCCTCATAAGGAGGCTAAGGAGGATCTGCAGGCATTACGGTTCAGATCCCAGGTTCATCCTTGCAAGCGCAACCCTCGCCAACCCTGAGGAGTTCTCAGGTAAACTGACTGGCCTGGATTTCCATGTTATCTCACGGGACACGTCACCCTCCGGCCCCAGGCACTTCGTACTCTACAACCCCTACAGCAAGAGGGGGGACCCATCGGCGCACCTTGAAACCTCATCCATACTCACCTACCTTGTTCTGAGGGGTGTTCAGACCCTCTGCTTCACGGTTTCAAGGAAGATGGCTGAACTTGTAACCAGGTGGACCCGGGAACAGCTTGACAGGGAAAACAGGAAACTCATTGACCGTGTGACATCCTACAGGGCAGGTTACCTTGCAGATCAGAGGAGGATGATAGAGTCAGGGCTTAGATCCGGGAAGCTCCTGGGAGTCACCACCACCAACGCCCTGGAGCTTGGTATAGATATCGGGTCACTGGACGCCGTAATAATATCAGGGTACCCGGGAACCATGATATCCACCTGGCAGCAGGCAGGGAGGGCAGGGAGGAACAGGAATGACTCCCTTGTGATCCTGGTGGCATTCGAGAACCCCCTGGACCAGTACATCATGAAGAACCCCTCCTTCATCTTCGAGAGGCCCCATGAGAACGCCATAATCAACCCTGAAAACAGGTTCATACTCAGGAACCACACGGCCTGCGCGGCCTCAGAGTTACCCCTCACCCTCGACGACTTCCTGGACCACGACTTCAGCATGGCAGTGGCAGGGGAGATGCTGGACGATGGGGAACTTGAAATCTCACATGAGGGACTGGTGTGCAGCACCGACCCCCAGTTCAGGTATGGCCTGGATGATATCTCATCAGATACCTTCACGGTGATATGCGAGGGCCGGACACTTGAGACCATGAGCCGGTCCCAGGCATACAGGGAGGCCCATGAGGGCGCTGTGCTCATGAACCACGGCAACACCTACATCGTACGGGACTTTGATCTGGAGAAGAGGAGGATAACCGTTGAGAGGAGAGACGTGGAGTATCATACATCGGTCCTCAGGGAGACAGAGCTCAGGGTGATCAGGAAACTCAGAAGACGGCGTGTGGGAAGCCTTGAGGTCAACTTCGGGGAGGTTGAGGTTACAGAGCACTACACCGGTTACAGGGTCATGAACTACAGTAAGGTCCTGGGTAAGAGGGACCTTGAACTTCCACCCATCAGGTTCAGGACCAGGGCACTCTGGTTCACGGTACCCGAAACCCTCAGGGAGAGGGTTGAAGGGGAGTACGGGGGTGATGAAACATTCGAGGGAGGACTCCACGGGGCTGAACACGCGCTCATAGCACTGTTCCCACTCCATGTACTCTGCGACAGGATGGATATAGGGGGACTGTCAACCCCCTGGCACCAGGACACACAGGAGGCAACGGTGTTCATCTACGACGGCTTTGAGGGGGGTATCGGACTTGCTGAGAAGGGTGTTGAGGTCTTCGAGGACCTCCTCAAGTCGACACTTGAACTTGTCTCATCCTGCGACTGCAGTGACGGGTGCCCATCATGCATCTACTCACCAAAATGCGGCAACGACAATTCACCCCTCCACAGGGACGCCACAGTGATGATACTCGAACACCTGATGGGCATGATCTCCGGGGTTGCCAAGGAGGAAAGCAGTGAGGAGGCCCCCGGCGTCCTTGAGGAGGTTGAACTCCTCTGCAGTGAGGGCAGACTATCTGATGCCAAGCTGAAGCTGCATGAGATCCTCGAGGAGGAACCATCTAATGCAGGGGCATGCTACCTCATGGGGGCCATCCTCAGGGAACAGGGGGAGGCTGAGATGGCAGATTACTTCCATGAGAGGGCCAGGAATGGAATGAATTGA
- a CDS encoding ribonuclease H-like domain-containing protein has translation MFEKLKWDLMREYEGMELDEAIGASRVTAAGSEALEVSFTRNMRFRVRESADDILSDLKLLRGVGPVTEERLKSEGYLTVPDLLAHESYRDEASRVLSMIHSGDVYNLRCYLNASASDERVLAALGLLDGGVFTFLDIETLGLSGEPVILTGMAWIEDGEIHVRQRLAPEPSMEAAVLEIFRHIPPDSILVTFNGASFDIPYIRRRSEFHNLSNRLEQCHVDLYHVSRRLWGCSLPDCKLCTVESHILGVERDLDIPGEYVPDYYHTYLSTGNPGPLVPVVEHNREDIINMALLLSHINSGSTD, from the coding sequence ATGTTTGAGAAACTCAAATGGGACCTCATGAGGGAATATGAGGGCATGGAACTGGATGAGGCCATCGGGGCATCCAGGGTGACCGCTGCTGGATCAGAGGCACTTGAGGTGTCCTTCACCAGGAATATGAGGTTTAGGGTCCGCGAATCAGCGGATGACATCCTCTCTGACCTCAAGCTCCTCAGGGGTGTTGGGCCGGTCACCGAGGAGAGGTTGAAGTCTGAGGGGTACCTAACGGTTCCCGACCTACTTGCACATGAGAGTTACAGGGATGAGGCCTCCAGGGTCCTTTCCATGATCCACTCAGGGGATGTGTACAACCTGAGGTGTTACCTCAACGCCTCAGCATCCGATGAGAGGGTGCTTGCTGCTCTGGGACTCCTTGATGGCGGGGTGTTCACCTTCCTTGACATTGAGACCCTTGGGCTTTCAGGGGAACCTGTGATACTCACAGGGATGGCCTGGATTGAAGACGGTGAGATCCATGTGAGGCAGCGCCTCGCCCCTGAACCCTCCATGGAGGCGGCTGTCCTTGAGATATTCCGGCACATCCCACCCGACTCGATCCTTGTAACATTCAACGGTGCAAGCTTTGACATCCCCTATATAAGGAGGAGGTCAGAGTTCCATAACCTGAGTAACCGGCTGGAGCAGTGCCATGTTGACCTCTACCATGTTTCGAGGCGCCTCTGGGGCTGCAGCCTACCTGACTGCAAACTCTGCACGGTTGAGAGCCACATCCTGGGTGTGGAGAGGGACCTTGACATTCCAGGGGAATATGTGCCCGACTACTACCACACCTACCTCTCAACAGGTAACCCGGGGCCCCTGGTACCGGTGGTGGAGCACAACAGGGAGGATATAATCAACATGGCCCTTCTGCTCTCACACATCAACTCCGGGTCCACTGATTGA
- a CDS encoding DUF3320 domain-containing protein, protein MDKSARKIIEREFENLREKLLDLTMRNQLLNFRPRSRTVEVVNHDPEYIYTYLVLNGGKMKLAPRREPEEETDPGNEIEDPEGEVDTVNHMEDPEGEWEIDHGDELEDLKPDDENILLTDLTESELQRRLFYINQRARTMIQEQGYNILYLALGFLEWMAADEPDIRRAPLILVPVVLERRRAGSSFSLRWDGSEIITNMSLQARLREEGIELPEFRMPQSPSGIAEYFRRVEDAVKSMDGWGVTDEVQLGFFSFTKFLMYMDLDPASYSNWDEIVERPLLRALFSIEIDEDDGEVDIDSIPYEDLYHVVDADSSQIAVIEDVKAGKNLVVEGPPGTGKSQTIVNLIAELMAAGKTVLFVSEKMAALEVVKSRLDSIGLGRFCLELHSHKARKKDVLKELESTLMEAEAERPDAEREFRRVEKLRDELNEYRRALHEPLYSIQLSPFQLFGMKESSERYFNGEMPFVRIPSPETITPDEWDEALVELRNLAKLAELLPPLHENPWSGTDPGMMLPSDVRELEVLLESVIKVTDKLMAALREFQERYGFSPVKNVGDLERLGEVVSVVAESRPFDLGVLESEIWDRYRADAFTLLDKLEAYTRRREILDRFHESVHSVDLEALLREYLKESSSRIKFLSGRYRKVRNEIDALYVGRAPENDYEIVEDLENLIDVMSLREELERYSGVAERFFGSMWNPENPSIQDLRATAEWIGRFRDLHSEGLISERTLECISDGLDGDRLLSEFHEILEIHSELQDKLSKLQTRINTHAHVIFNSAPEEVPFRAWRSRVKAWREALNLLPLWSQYLEKKRLCMKTRGAAFIPLIESRIISMEDIRPAMEGNLADALLERAFREIPVLYTFIGDLHEARIREFRELDSRIIELNRKRLIYQLTSNMPTVFGGAAPDSEESILSGEFTRKRGHMPLRKLLKLAGGVIKRIKPCFMMSPLSIAQYLDPRSSELQFDVVIFDEASQVKPEDALGAFLRARNAVVMGDTNQLPPTSFFDQMLTSEEDSEDVATAADIESILHLCKRSFPVRMLRWHYRSRHESLIAVSNQEFYDNRLLVYPSPSREDEELGLHLRYIPDTVYERGRTSSNPLEAAAVVEAIEEHFIRYGTSRSLGVGTFSVAQMNAILEALEERLRENPELERLINQETNEPFFIKNLETIQGDERDVIFISVGYGFDENGRMSLNFGPLNQEGGERRLNVLITRAREKCVVFTNFRASDLKTGPGTPFGVRALKRFLRYAETGVLDSDSTSNSQGLFEDSVYEFLVDQGFEVDRGVGCAGFRVDFAVKDPDDPGRYIAGILTDGEMYRRAEVARDRDRLREEILRNLGWNIIHLWSSDWYRNRDETQRKVAEGLSEIVEKTRESRELQEVTEVEGQVEVDDPEPPEVDENLDDSTREEQDAAEPVDPDESMGQAVARYVEYTTDKLKKPDDLYKNPTPVISSVVSEIVSMEGPVHVEEVIRRIRESCGLRRAGRRVRSIINSAIEMAENNGNIKRSGDFLLLTESMPVTVRRRTGRIDISLISPMEIEEAVRIALRSTSEVDEVVTRVSRMFGFKNTSRKTATGIRKVIEDMARRGEVVVEDDTIRPG, encoded by the coding sequence ATGGATAAATCTGCAAGGAAGATCATCGAGAGGGAATTTGAGAACCTGAGGGAGAAACTCCTTGACCTCACAATGCGAAACCAGCTCCTGAACTTCAGGCCAAGGTCAAGGACGGTTGAGGTTGTTAACCACGACCCTGAATACATCTACACCTACCTGGTCCTCAACGGCGGTAAGATGAAACTGGCCCCCAGGAGGGAACCTGAAGAGGAGACTGACCCCGGTAACGAAATTGAGGACCCTGAAGGTGAAGTTGATACCGTTAACCACATGGAGGACCCTGAAGGTGAATGGGAGATTGACCACGGTGATGAGCTGGAGGACCTTAAACCCGATGATGAGAACATCCTCCTGACTGACCTCACAGAATCTGAACTTCAGAGGAGGCTCTTCTACATCAACCAGAGGGCAAGGACGATGATCCAGGAGCAGGGCTATAACATACTCTACCTCGCCCTGGGGTTCCTTGAGTGGATGGCCGCGGATGAACCTGACATCAGGAGGGCCCCCCTGATACTTGTACCGGTGGTCCTTGAGAGGCGAAGGGCGGGCTCATCATTCTCACTACGCTGGGATGGTAGCGAGATCATAACTAACATGTCACTCCAGGCCAGGCTCAGGGAGGAGGGAATCGAACTACCCGAGTTCAGGATGCCCCAGAGTCCTTCAGGGATCGCAGAGTACTTCAGGAGGGTTGAGGATGCGGTGAAATCCATGGATGGATGGGGGGTCACCGATGAGGTCCAGCTGGGTTTCTTCTCATTCACCAAGTTCCTCATGTACATGGACCTTGACCCTGCATCCTACTCAAACTGGGATGAGATAGTTGAACGCCCCCTCCTCAGGGCCCTCTTCTCCATCGAAATAGATGAGGATGATGGGGAGGTGGACATAGACAGCATCCCCTACGAGGACCTCTACCACGTGGTTGACGCCGACTCATCCCAGATCGCGGTTATAGAGGATGTGAAGGCTGGTAAGAACCTTGTGGTTGAGGGGCCCCCCGGTACAGGGAAATCCCAGACCATCGTGAACCTGATAGCCGAGCTCATGGCCGCAGGAAAGACCGTGCTCTTTGTGAGTGAGAAGATGGCCGCCCTTGAGGTTGTGAAGAGCAGACTGGACTCCATTGGCCTTGGAAGGTTCTGCCTTGAACTCCACTCCCATAAGGCCAGGAAGAAGGACGTCCTCAAGGAACTGGAGTCAACCCTCATGGAGGCCGAGGCAGAGAGGCCAGACGCTGAGAGGGAGTTCAGGAGGGTGGAAAAGCTGCGCGATGAGCTCAACGAGTACAGGAGGGCCCTCCATGAGCCACTGTACAGCATACAGCTCTCACCATTCCAGTTATTCGGGATGAAGGAGAGCTCAGAGAGGTACTTCAATGGGGAGATGCCATTCGTCAGGATACCCTCACCTGAGACCATAACCCCCGATGAGTGGGATGAGGCCCTCGTGGAACTGAGAAACCTCGCGAAGCTGGCCGAACTCCTCCCACCCCTCCATGAGAACCCCTGGTCAGGCACCGACCCCGGGATGATGCTACCCTCGGATGTGAGGGAACTGGAGGTCCTCCTGGAGTCAGTGATTAAGGTTACCGATAAACTGATGGCCGCACTCAGGGAATTCCAGGAGAGGTACGGCTTCAGCCCAGTTAAGAATGTAGGGGACCTTGAGAGGCTCGGAGAGGTGGTCTCTGTTGTTGCAGAGTCACGCCCCTTCGACCTTGGTGTCCTTGAATCAGAGATCTGGGACCGCTACAGGGCTGACGCCTTCACACTCCTTGATAAGCTTGAGGCCTACACCCGCAGGAGGGAGATACTCGACAGGTTCCATGAATCTGTCCACAGCGTGGATCTGGAGGCACTCCTAAGGGAGTACCTAAAGGAGTCATCCAGCAGGATAAAGTTCCTGAGCGGCAGGTACAGGAAGGTGAGGAATGAGATAGACGCCCTCTACGTTGGAAGGGCCCCTGAGAATGACTATGAGATTGTGGAGGACCTTGAGAACCTGATTGATGTCATGAGCCTCAGGGAGGAACTTGAAAGGTACAGTGGCGTGGCCGAGAGGTTCTTCGGTTCAATGTGGAACCCTGAAAACCCATCCATCCAGGACCTGAGGGCCACCGCAGAGTGGATAGGCCGGTTCAGGGACCTCCACAGCGAGGGCCTCATATCGGAGAGGACACTGGAGTGCATCTCTGATGGCCTTGACGGTGATAGGCTTCTCTCTGAATTCCATGAAATCCTCGAAATCCACAGTGAACTCCAGGATAAACTCTCAAAGCTCCAGACAAGGATAAACACCCATGCCCATGTCATATTCAACTCAGCACCGGAGGAGGTCCCGTTCCGCGCCTGGAGGTCAAGGGTTAAGGCGTGGAGGGAGGCACTCAACCTCCTCCCCCTCTGGTCCCAGTACCTTGAGAAGAAGAGGCTCTGCATGAAGACCCGGGGGGCCGCATTCATACCACTCATAGAGTCCAGGATAATCAGCATGGAGGATATAAGGCCCGCCATGGAGGGTAACCTTGCAGATGCCCTCCTTGAGAGGGCCTTCAGGGAGATACCGGTCCTTTACACCTTCATTGGTGACCTCCATGAGGCCAGGATAAGGGAGTTCAGGGAGCTTGACTCCAGGATAATCGAGCTCAACAGGAAGAGGCTCATATATCAGCTCACAAGCAACATGCCAACCGTCTTCGGCGGGGCGGCTCCGGACTCTGAGGAGAGCATCCTCAGCGGTGAATTCACACGTAAGAGGGGGCATATGCCCCTCAGGAAACTCCTTAAACTTGCAGGTGGCGTTATAAAGAGGATAAAGCCCTGCTTCATGATGAGCCCCCTCTCCATTGCACAGTACCTTGACCCCAGGAGCAGCGAACTCCAGTTTGATGTGGTGATATTCGACGAGGCATCACAGGTTAAACCAGAGGACGCCCTGGGGGCATTCTTAAGGGCCAGGAATGCTGTGGTGATGGGTGACACCAACCAGCTCCCACCAACCAGCTTCTTTGACCAGATGCTCACATCAGAGGAGGACTCTGAGGATGTGGCCACAGCGGCTGACATTGAGAGCATACTACACCTCTGCAAGAGGAGCTTCCCTGTGAGGATGCTGAGGTGGCACTACAGGAGCCGGCACGAGTCCCTGATCGCCGTGTCGAACCAGGAGTTCTATGACAACAGGCTCCTTGTGTACCCTTCACCCTCAAGGGAGGATGAGGAACTGGGGCTTCACCTCAGGTACATTCCAGACACGGTATATGAGCGCGGAAGGACCTCATCCAACCCCCTCGAGGCCGCAGCCGTTGTTGAGGCCATAGAGGAGCACTTCATAAGGTACGGCACATCAAGGAGTCTTGGTGTGGGCACGTTCTCTGTTGCCCAGATGAACGCCATCCTCGAGGCCCTAGAGGAGAGGCTTCGAGAGAACCCTGAACTTGAGCGGCTCATAAACCAGGAGACCAATGAGCCATTCTTCATAAAGAACCTTGAAACCATACAGGGGGATGAGAGGGACGTTATCTTCATCAGTGTGGGCTACGGCTTTGATGAAAACGGGCGGATGTCCCTCAACTTTGGGCCCCTGAACCAGGAGGGCGGTGAGAGGAGGCTGAACGTCCTCATCACCAGGGCCCGTGAGAAGTGCGTGGTTTTCACCAACTTCAGGGCATCGGACCTTAAAACAGGGCCGGGGACGCCCTTCGGTGTCAGGGCACTTAAGAGGTTCCTCAGGTACGCAGAGACAGGTGTGCTTGACTCAGATTCCACCAGTAATTCACAGGGCCTCTTTGAGGATTCGGTATACGAGTTCCTGGTTGACCAGGGATTCGAGGTTGACAGGGGTGTGGGGTGTGCAGGTTTCAGGGTTGACTTTGCGGTTAAGGACCCAGATGACCCTGGCAGGTACATTGCAGGGATCCTCACCGATGGTGAGATGTACCGGAGGGCGGAGGTTGCAAGGGATCGTGACAGGCTCAGGGAGGAGATCCTCAGGAACCTTGGCTGGAACATCATCCACCTCTGGTCCTCGGACTGGTACCGCAATAGGGATGAGACACAGAGGAAGGTTGCGGAGGGTCTCTCGGAAATAGTTGAGAAAACCAGGGAATCCAGGGAGCTACAGGAGGTGACTGAGGTGGAGGGTCAGGTGGAGGTTGATGACCCTGAACCCCCTGAGGTTGATGAGAATTTAGATGATTCCACCAGGGAAGAGCAGGATGCAGCTGAACCAGTGGATCCCGATGAATCCATGGGGCAGGCTGTTGCCAGGTACGTCGAGTACACCACCGATAAACTGAAAAAACCCGACGATCTCTACAAAAACCCAACACCCGTGATATCATCCGTTGTGAGTGAGATAGTATCAATGGAGGGTCCCGTGCACGTCGAGGAGGTTATAAGGCGTATAAGGGAGTCATGTGGACTTAGAAGAGCAGGTAGGAGGGTGAGGAGCATAATAAACTCTGCAATTGAGATGGCGGAGAACAATGGTAACATCAAGCGGAGCGGTGACTTCCTGCTCCTCACTGAGTCCATGCCTGTCACCGTGAGGAGAAGGACTGGGAGGATTGACATCTCATTAATATCTCCAATGGAGATTGAGGAGGCTGTGAGGATAGCCCTAAGGTCCACCTCAGAGGTGGATGAGGTTGTAACAAGGGTCTCGAGGATGTTTGGCTTTAAAAATACCAGCAG